The genomic window TTTAGAGGACTATTTTAAGTGGGTGGTAATGCCTTCCAGAAGCAATGTTAGGCTTGATAAGATACTTTTTGTGGACAAGGATAGTGTAAAAGCCATAATGTACATCGATAATTCAGCTGTTATTTTATATAGCTTAGAAGAAATCAATGGGACATGGAAAATTAGGTAATTAGTCTTTACTATTTATATTACAAGGAGAAGTCATGAGAAAAGTTTTCATTTTTCAATTTTTTTTATGTATAACCATAATTAATGGAACAATGTACGCTCAAGATACTAATAATCAACAAACAATTGAAGATTTATATTTACAGTCAACCATCGAAGTACAGGTTATCGCAACACAAGCTAATCAGGATTCAAGAGAAATGAAAATGTTGGCACTGAACAACATACGCGAGATGGTCGACCGAGGGGACGTATCAGGGAATAGTCTTGATGTTATTGATGTGTTAAGAGAACTTGGATCAGAAGGGACAACAAAAGAAGTGAGATTACAAGGACGCTTAAGTAATAATTACCCTATGGTCAGAAAAGAATCTGCAAAACTACTTGGAGATATTGGTGGAGAAGCAGCTAGAAGTAATTTGATTCAAATGATTCGTAATGATGATGAGCCAACTGTAATTTCTGAAGCTGTATATGCAATTGGTAAAATTGGTGTAGATGAAAAGGGAATAGCCTTTGATGTTATCGCAGAGGCCTTAAGAAAACAAAATAATACCGAACCTGATAACAACCTTGCTTTTGCTACCCTATTAGCATACGAAAAAATAGCCGAACAGCAAGGCGGAATTACAGATTCAAATGTATATGAGTCTATTATATTAATTGCTCAAGGAAATTATGTTAAAGACGTTAAATCAAAAGCTGTGGCACTATTAGATAAATTACGAAAAATGCAATAAAAAGAGGCTGATGCCTCTTTTTTTTTACCCTACTGTATTATCACGAATATCTATTCGCCATTCTGGTTTAATTTCTTTATTTTCAACAACTATCTTTTCAAGAATATTAAATTCTAAAGGATTTTCAGGAGTACTTTTCTTTCTTTCTGTTATAGCAAACATACCATTACCAATATATTGAACTTTTTGATCTTCCTTAATATCTTTTTCTTCTCGTAATCTTTTCAATACACAATCAAAGTGAGTAGCCTCACCATTAGGTCCGTAGGCAATAGCAGAGATAATCTCTTTAATTGGTTTGCCACAAACATAACAATTAACAGACTCAATATTTAAATTACTATTTTGAATTCCCTTTTTTTTCTTTCCTGGAGCTTTCTTTCTATTTCTATTCGTGTTATT from Spirochaeta cellobiosiphila DSM 17781 includes these protein-coding regions:
- a CDS encoding HEAT repeat domain-containing protein, with the translated sequence MRKVFIFQFFLCITIINGTMYAQDTNNQQTIEDLYLQSTIEVQVIATQANQDSREMKMLALNNIREMVDRGDVSGNSLDVIDVLRELGSEGTTKEVRLQGRLSNNYPMVRKESAKLLGDIGGEAARSNLIQMIRNDDEPTVISEAVYAIGKIGVDEKGIAFDVIAEALRKQNNTEPDNNLAFATLLAYEKIAEQQGGITDSNVYESIILIAQGNYVKDVKSKAVALLDKLRKMQ